From Streptosporangium album, the proteins below share one genomic window:
- a CDS encoding CHAT domain-containing protein, whose protein sequence is MITDAVAAAEHAVNLSSRAPARALALARGVLRHVSAADPHGEAAAIAYRALAVAARELGDLPLAEEHLRQAVSIAVSAGLPHRAAQARLSLVHIRTELGHPQQALTIADAAEPHLTPVEVAKLGVHRAVALARLGRYAEAVGHCDRAVEALGDDVGFLAGAMLNRGLARVFLGDFEAAEADLTRCVELARAAGLDHVLTLAEGNLPFLAARRGDLPGAFTAYRRAESSLAGYPERLATMRCDLAEALIAAHLPGEARVLLDLAVPELAAAGANTVLAEARLLLAQAELCTGDPHLARQSAERAAADLAAQDRTVLAPLATEILLRVRLMLGPPTGELLAELLSCAEALDAAGHRQSSRALRFAGAEVALQLGARPTADGQLARLASSGPDVVARQATALRRALAGDRRGAFAAVRAGLVEVGANATAFEDPMLRAHAVRAGEPLARFGLALALKTGRGRTLLAWAERWRAVAGGAGRPVAPDLDELRTALGDAALVEFVRHTDELVAVVVTRDRVMLRRLGPFAAAAEATVRLRYGLRRAHLLDGRAPGLAGEAALLERLLFGSVRDRLDHRPLVIVPTGALYTLPWPILPMNSERPVTVAAGAAAWLAGHRMRAVRERGVVAVAGPGLRCAEAEADMVRSCHPGAERVAALRAEVLATLDRAHVAHLAAHGMFSPRSPLLSGIDLDDGPLMAYDLLRLRTPPPLVVLSACDTGMARAPADGAPLGLAGTFLSLGSQCVVASLVPVRDEETLTLMTVFHGLLAAGHPPAQALTMASGKTGVDGFVCFGYGDQPVATGREGSATQLDQDPT, encoded by the coding sequence GTGATCACCGACGCGGTCGCCGCCGCCGAGCACGCCGTGAACCTCTCCAGCAGGGCCCCGGCCCGGGCGCTGGCACTGGCACGCGGCGTGCTCCGTCACGTGTCGGCAGCCGATCCCCACGGTGAGGCCGCCGCGATCGCTTACCGGGCGCTGGCGGTGGCCGCCCGCGAGTTGGGCGACCTGCCGCTGGCCGAGGAGCACCTGCGTCAGGCGGTGAGCATCGCGGTCTCCGCGGGCCTGCCGCACCGGGCCGCCCAGGCACGGCTGTCGTTGGTCCACATCCGCACCGAGCTCGGCCACCCCCAGCAGGCGCTGACCATCGCCGACGCCGCCGAACCCCATCTCACTCCGGTCGAGGTGGCCAAACTCGGCGTCCACCGGGCGGTGGCGCTGGCCCGCCTCGGCCGATACGCCGAAGCCGTCGGCCACTGCGACCGCGCCGTGGAGGCCCTCGGCGACGACGTCGGGTTTCTGGCGGGGGCGATGCTCAACCGGGGCCTGGCCCGGGTGTTCCTGGGCGACTTCGAGGCGGCGGAGGCCGATCTCACCCGGTGCGTGGAGCTGGCGAGAGCTGCGGGCCTGGACCACGTGCTCACGCTCGCCGAGGGCAACCTGCCGTTTCTGGCGGCGCGGCGCGGCGACCTGCCCGGGGCGTTCACGGCCTACCGTCGGGCGGAGAGCAGCCTGGCCGGCTACCCGGAACGGCTGGCCACGATGCGCTGTGACCTGGCCGAGGCGCTGATCGCCGCCCACCTGCCCGGAGAGGCTCGGGTCCTGCTGGACCTGGCGGTGCCGGAGCTGGCCGCGGCGGGGGCGAACACCGTCCTGGCCGAGGCCCGTCTCCTGCTGGCTCAGGCCGAGCTGTGCACCGGCGATCCGCACCTCGCGCGGCAGAGCGCGGAGCGGGCCGCCGCCGATCTGGCCGCGCAGGACCGGACGGTCCTGGCGCCGCTCGCCACCGAGATCCTCCTGCGTGTCCGGCTCATGCTCGGCCCGCCCACCGGGGAGTTGCTCGCCGAGCTGCTCTCGTGTGCGGAGGCCCTCGACGCCGCAGGCCACCGGCAGTCCTCCCGTGCGCTCAGGTTCGCCGGCGCCGAGGTCGCGCTCCAGCTCGGAGCCCGCCCCACCGCCGACGGACAGCTCGCCCGCCTGGCGTCCTCGGGGCCGGACGTGGTGGCGCGCCAGGCGACGGCGCTGCGGCGTGCGCTGGCGGGAGACCGGCGTGGGGCCTTCGCGGCGGTCCGGGCCGGGCTGGTGGAGGTGGGGGCCAACGCCACGGCTTTCGAGGACCCGATGCTGCGCGCCCATGCCGTCAGGGCCGGTGAACCGCTGGCGAGGTTCGGGCTGGCCTTAGCCCTGAAGACCGGGCGGGGCCGTACGCTCCTGGCCTGGGCGGAGCGGTGGCGGGCGGTTGCCGGAGGCGCCGGCAGGCCCGTCGCACCCGACCTGGACGAGTTGCGTACGGCCCTGGGGGACGCGGCGCTGGTGGAGTTCGTCCGTCACACCGACGAACTCGTGGCCGTCGTGGTCACGCGGGACCGCGTCATGCTGCGCCGGCTCGGCCCCTTCGCGGCCGCCGCCGAGGCCACGGTCAGGCTCCGGTACGGCCTGCGCCGGGCGCATCTGCTCGACGGGAGGGCTCCCGGGCTGGCAGGGGAGGCGGCACTGCTGGAGCGGCTGCTCTTCGGCTCGGTGCGCGACCGGCTGGACCACCGGCCGCTGGTGATCGTGCCGACCGGGGCGCTGTACACCCTGCCCTGGCCGATCCTGCCGATGAACTCCGAGCGCCCGGTGACCGTGGCCGCCGGCGCCGCCGCCTGGCTGGCCGGCCACCGGATGCGAGCCGTACGGGAGAGGGGCGTGGTGGCCGTCGCCGGTCCCGGACTGCGGTGCGCGGAGGCGGAGGCGGACATGGTCCGGAGCTGCCATCCGGGGGCGGAGCGGGTCGCGGCGCTGCGGGCGGAGGTGCTGGCGACGCTGGACCGCGCCCACGTGGCGCACCTGGCCGCGCACGGGATGTTCTCCCCGCGTAGCCCGCTGCTGTCCGGCATCGATCTCGACGACGGTCCGCTGATGGCTTATGACCTGCTACGGCTGCGCACCCCGCCGCCACTGGTGGTGCTGTCGGCATGCGACACGGGCATGGCCCGCGCCCCTGCCGACGGGGCGCCGCTGGGACTGGCGGGCACCTTCCTGTCGCTGGGGTCGCAGTGCGTGGTGGCCAGCCTGGTCCCGGTGCGCGACGAGGAGACCTTGACGTTGATGACGGTCTTCCACGGACTGCTGGCCGCCGGTCACCCACCTGCCCAGGCACTGACCATGGCGAGCGGGAAGACGGGTGTGGATGGATTCGTCTGTTTCGGATATGGAGATCAGCCGGTGGCGACCGGCCGTGAGGGGTCGGCGACCCAGTTGGACCAGGATCCGACGTAG
- a CDS encoding carbohydrate kinase family protein, with protein MARVVVVGDLMTDAVARARYPLARASDTPAIVTMHGGGSGANIASWLAVEGAEVAFIGRRGADITGRNRDMELMGYGVDARLVMDPERPTGTCVVLVTHKGERTMLSDPGANAALAPEDLPRDLFSSGSHLHLSGYTLINEGSREAGLASLEMARRAGMSVSVDCSSSAPLERTGAEPFLEWTQNAKLLFANSDQAKVLTGRDDPAAAAKVLTAWFPQVVVKLNDEGALWYSNNRSEPVRVPAESVERVADGTGAGDAFTAGFLPAWLEDKPPAEALASGCRLASRAISHLGARPRL; from the coding sequence ATGGCGCGGGTGGTCGTGGTGGGTGATCTCATGACCGACGCGGTCGCGCGGGCTCGCTACCCGCTGGCCAGAGCCAGTGACACGCCGGCGATCGTCACGATGCACGGCGGGGGCTCGGGTGCCAACATCGCCTCCTGGCTCGCCGTCGAGGGCGCCGAGGTGGCCTTCATCGGACGTCGCGGCGCCGACATCACCGGGCGCAACCGCGACATGGAGCTGATGGGCTACGGCGTCGACGCCCGCCTTGTCATGGACCCCGAGCGGCCGACGGGCACCTGCGTGGTGCTCGTGACCCACAAGGGCGAGCGCACCATGCTCTCCGACCCCGGGGCGAACGCCGCCCTGGCTCCCGAGGATCTGCCCCGCGACCTGTTCTCCTCGGGCAGCCACCTTCATCTGTCGGGATACACCCTGATCAACGAGGGTTCCCGCGAGGCCGGTCTGGCCTCCCTGGAGATGGCGCGGCGCGCGGGGATGTCCGTCTCGGTCGACTGCTCCTCCTCCGCTCCTCTGGAGCGCACGGGGGCCGAGCCCTTCCTTGAGTGGACCCAGAACGCCAAGCTGCTGTTCGCCAACTCCGACCAGGCCAAGGTCCTGACCGGTCGCGACGACCCCGCCGCGGCCGCGAAGGTGCTCACCGCCTGGTTCCCCCAGGTCGTCGTCAAGCTCAACGACGAGGGCGCCCTGTGGTACTCCAACAACCGCTCCGAGCCGGTCAGGGTCCCGGCGGAGAGCGTGGAGCGCGTGGCCGACGGCACCGGTGCCGGCGACGCGTTCACCGCCGGCTTCCTGCCCGCCTGGCTGGAGGACAAGCCTCCCGCAGAGGCGCTGGCCTCCGGCTGCCGCCTGGCATCCAGGGCCATCTCCCATCTGGGCGCCCGCCCCCGCCTCTGA
- a CDS encoding TetR/AcrR family transcriptional regulator encodes MDMPGERLRMRADARRNYERLLTEAETAFTEQGTEVSLEYVARRAGVAVGTLYGHFPTRQALLEALMRDRIEALDARARDLLLHPSPVS; translated from the coding sequence ATGGACATGCCAGGAGAGCGACTCCGGATGCGCGCGGACGCGCGACGCAACTACGAGCGCCTGCTCACCGAGGCCGAGACCGCATTCACCGAACAGGGCACCGAGGTGTCGCTGGAATATGTCGCACGGCGTGCGGGAGTCGCGGTCGGCACGCTCTACGGTCACTTCCCGACCCGGCAGGCCCTGCTGGAAGCCCTGATGCGGGACCGCATCGAGGCCTTGGACGCCAGAGCCCGCGATCTTCTCCTGCACCCCTCTCCGGTCTCCTGA
- a CDS encoding DUF5998 family protein yields the protein MRETRLSAAGLRDAIDRSGYYPDLVADAVDSALGKEQVGAFVVHHEATFDPAMEVRRHVTVLVLSPTRLLVCHTDEHPPVEGVSASHASTTTEAVRLSRIQSVAVTRVVPDPASYVPGVPPTEVTLTIGWGAISHVDLEPATCGDENCEADHGYTGAVTADDLSLRVSEAADGPEAVSHVLAFAKALSEATARAAS from the coding sequence ATGAGGGAAACCCGACTCTCGGCCGCCGGCCTGCGTGACGCCATCGACCGCAGTGGCTACTATCCCGACCTGGTCGCCGACGCGGTTGACTCCGCCCTGGGCAAGGAGCAGGTGGGGGCCTTCGTGGTGCACCACGAAGCCACCTTCGACCCGGCCATGGAGGTGCGCAGGCACGTCACCGTGCTCGTGCTCTCACCCACCCGGCTCCTCGTCTGCCACACCGACGAGCACCCACCGGTGGAGGGGGTCTCGGCCTCCCATGCCTCCACGACCACCGAGGCCGTGCGCCTCAGCCGTATCCAGTCTGTCGCCGTCACCCGGGTCGTCCCCGACCCCGCCTCCTACGTGCCGGGCGTGCCCCCCACCGAGGTCACGCTCACCATCGGCTGGGGAGCCATCTCCCACGTCGACCTGGAGCCGGCCACCTGTGGCGACGAGAACTGTGAGGCCGATCACGGCTACACCGGCGCCGTCACGGCCGACGACCTCTCCCTGCGGGTGAGTGAGGCGGCCGACGGTCCCGAGGCCGTCTCCCATGTGCTGGCCTTCGCCAAGGCGCTGTCGGAGGCCACCGCGCGCGCCGCCTCGTGA
- a CDS encoding bifunctional acetate--CoA ligase family protein/GNAT family N-acetyltransferase, translated as MEVSQYPAHWEAYVVLSDGGTAHVRPIRSADADRLRSFYSRLSEESIYFRFFGPRPRLSDREITRFTNVDYVDRVALIATIGTEMVAVIRYDRIEPGEAEVAFLVEDAHQGRGVASVLLEHLAATARERGIGRFVADVLPANQKMMAVLKQAGYTAQSRFADGVVRMTLDLTPTETSQEVTASREHRAESRSIERLLSPGSVAVVGAGREPGGVGQTVLRNLLGADFTGPVYPVHREVRAVAGVRAYPSVTAIDGEVDLAVLAVPADGVIEVVKECAEKGVRGLIVVSSGFGETGAQGRARQDELVRIARAYGLRVVGPNCLGIANTDPAIRLNATLAATIPGQGRVGFFSQSGALGTALLQRVAQRGMGISSFVSAGNRADVSGNDLLQYWEEDPQTDVILLYLESLGNPRKFARLSRRISRRKPIVVVKSGGTTQGVPIGHAAPVLGLPDTVLSSLFEQTGVIRVEDLIQQFDVAQLLAYQPLPEGPRVGLVSNSDALALLAVDACARAGLEPLPPVNLGARAGAAAFGTALTSLIPDVDAVVAIYMPPIPGGADEVAAELLRVSRDCGKPVLATFEGRIGMLPELRVGTAPEHGSIPSYAAPEEAVRALAHVVRHARWLKQPAGTYEEIEGVDTAAAQRLVLAGLDEEVPAEADASELLACYGLTVWPAQVVGSPEEAVAAADRLGWPVVLKAADPEAAKRAGTVRLGLSGPDGVREAFAGLKEQLGPDAVLAVQRMAPQPAVPTVVGVIEDSAFGAVVSFGLGEVTARLLRDEVYRLAPLAREDAAELVRSPRAAPLLFGEYGYPPVAVEALEDLLIRVGRLADDLPEVARLDLDPVLVGESGVIVLGARAVLRSPEGPRLDGGPRRLG; from the coding sequence GTGGAGGTTTCTCAGTATCCTGCTCACTGGGAGGCGTATGTCGTCCTGTCGGACGGCGGCACCGCCCATGTGCGCCCGATCCGGTCCGCCGACGCCGACCGGTTGCGCTCCTTCTATTCCCGGCTCTCCGAGGAGTCGATCTACTTCCGCTTCTTCGGCCCCCGGCCCCGGCTGTCGGACCGTGAGATCACCCGGTTCACCAACGTCGACTACGTCGACCGCGTCGCGCTGATCGCGACAATCGGCACGGAGATGGTGGCGGTCATCCGCTACGACCGGATCGAGCCGGGAGAGGCGGAGGTGGCCTTCCTCGTCGAGGATGCCCACCAGGGACGCGGAGTCGCCTCCGTCCTGTTGGAGCACCTGGCCGCGACCGCCAGGGAACGGGGGATCGGCAGATTCGTCGCCGACGTGCTGCCCGCCAACCAGAAGATGATGGCGGTGCTCAAGCAGGCGGGCTACACCGCGCAGAGCCGTTTCGCCGACGGTGTGGTCCGGATGACCCTCGACCTCACCCCGACCGAGACCTCCCAGGAGGTGACCGCCTCCCGTGAGCACCGGGCCGAGTCGCGTTCGATCGAGCGACTGCTCTCCCCGGGCTCGGTGGCGGTCGTCGGCGCGGGCCGGGAGCCGGGCGGCGTCGGTCAGACCGTTCTCCGCAACCTGCTCGGCGCGGACTTCACCGGCCCGGTCTATCCGGTCCACCGCGAGGTGCGGGCCGTCGCCGGAGTGCGGGCCTACCCGAGCGTGACGGCCATCGACGGCGAGGTGGATCTCGCCGTGCTGGCCGTACCGGCCGACGGGGTGATCGAGGTGGTGAAGGAGTGCGCGGAGAAGGGCGTGCGCGGGCTGATCGTGGTCTCCTCCGGGTTCGGGGAAACGGGCGCGCAGGGGCGGGCCAGGCAGGACGAACTGGTCCGCATCGCCCGCGCGTACGGTCTGCGCGTCGTCGGACCCAACTGTCTCGGTATCGCCAACACCGATCCGGCGATCCGGCTGAACGCCACACTCGCCGCGACCATTCCCGGCCAGGGCCGGGTCGGCTTCTTCAGCCAGTCAGGTGCCCTGGGAACGGCGCTGCTGCAGCGGGTGGCCCAGCGCGGCATGGGCATCTCCTCGTTCGTGTCGGCGGGCAACCGCGCCGACGTCTCCGGCAACGACCTGCTCCAGTACTGGGAGGAGGACCCGCAGACCGACGTGATCCTGCTCTATCTGGAGTCACTGGGAAACCCTCGCAAGTTCGCCCGCCTGTCGAGGCGGATCTCCCGGCGCAAGCCGATCGTGGTGGTCAAGAGCGGGGGCACCACCCAGGGTGTGCCCATCGGCCACGCCGCGCCCGTGCTGGGCCTGCCCGACACCGTGCTGAGCTCGCTGTTCGAGCAGACCGGGGTAATCCGGGTCGAGGACCTGATCCAGCAGTTCGACGTGGCGCAGCTTCTGGCCTACCAACCGCTCCCCGAAGGGCCCAGAGTCGGTCTGGTGAGCAACTCCGACGCGCTGGCCCTGCTCGCGGTCGACGCCTGCGCGCGGGCCGGCCTCGAACCCCTACCTCCGGTCAACCTCGGCGCGCGGGCCGGCGCCGCCGCGTTCGGCACGGCCCTCACCTCACTGATCCCGGACGTGGACGCGGTGGTCGCGATCTACATGCCGCCGATCCCCGGCGGGGCCGACGAAGTCGCCGCCGAGTTGCTGCGGGTCTCCCGCGACTGCGGCAAGCCGGTGCTGGCCACCTTCGAGGGCAGGATCGGCATGCTGCCGGAGCTGCGGGTCGGCACCGCCCCCGAGCACGGTTCGATCCCGTCCTACGCGGCACCCGAGGAGGCGGTCCGCGCACTGGCCCATGTCGTACGGCACGCACGCTGGCTCAAGCAGCCCGCCGGCACGTACGAGGAGATCGAGGGTGTCGACACGGCGGCGGCACAGCGGCTGGTGCTGGCCGGGCTGGATGAGGAGGTACCGGCCGAGGCCGACGCCTCGGAACTGCTCGCCTGCTACGGGCTGACCGTGTGGCCGGCGCAGGTGGTGGGCTCTCCGGAGGAGGCCGTCGCGGCGGCCGACCGGCTGGGCTGGCCGGTGGTGCTGAAGGCGGCCGATCCGGAGGCGGCCAAACGCGCGGGCACGGTACGTCTCGGTCTTTCCGGCCCCGACGGGGTCCGCGAGGCCTTCGCCGGTCTGAAGGAGCAACTCGGTCCCGACGCCGTGCTCGCTGTGCAGCGGATGGCCCCGCAGCCCGCGGTGCCGACCGTGGTCGGTGTCATCGAGGACTCCGCGTTCGGCGCGGTCGTCTCCTTCGGGCTCGGCGAGGTCACCGCGCGGTTGCTGCGTGACGAGGTCTACCGGCTTGCCCCGCTGGCGCGCGAGGACGCCGCCGAGCTGGTCAGGTCACCGCGCGCGGCCCCTCTGCTCTTCGGTGAGTACGGCTATCCGCCGGTCGCAGTCGAGGCGCTGGAGGATCTGCTGATCCGGGTCGGACGGCTGGCGGACGACCTTCCCGAGGTGGCCAGGCTCGACCTCGATCCGGTGCTGGTGGGGGAGTCCGGGGTGATCGTGCTGGGAGCGCGTGCCGTGCTGAGGAGCCCGGAGGGACCCCGGCTCGACGGCGGGCCGCGCCGCCTCGGCTGA
- a CDS encoding NmrA/HSCARG family protein, which yields MNKTILVTGATGRQGGATVTHLLAGGWRVRALVRTPDGPAAQALARAGAEPVIGDLDDAGSMAAAIAGAHGVFGVTPDDEDLEREVRRGRDLADVAADAGVGHFVFASVGGADRRTGIGYWESKWEIEQHIRAIGLPATVLRPVRFMENHAIPGLGLGGITDGVLTHLFAPDAPVQLIAAHDIGAFAALAFTHPAEYVGQAIEIAGDELTPAETVALIGRTLGREIGYRQVSAESLGLPASAVRAFADERGLWRADIPALRERHRGLLDFPTWLRNGGTTRIEEAIFAGQGS from the coding sequence ATGAACAAAACCATCCTTGTGACGGGCGCGACCGGCCGGCAGGGCGGGGCCACCGTCACCCATCTCCTCGCCGGCGGTTGGCGTGTCCGTGCTCTCGTCCGCACTCCGGACGGCCCCGCCGCCCAGGCGCTGGCCCGGGCCGGGGCGGAGCCGGTCATCGGAGACCTTGACGACGCCGGCTCGATGGCCGCGGCCATCGCGGGCGCGCACGGCGTGTTCGGCGTCACGCCGGACGACGAGGATCTGGAACGGGAGGTCCGCCGTGGCCGGGACCTGGCCGACGTCGCCGCGGACGCGGGGGTCGGACACTTCGTGTTCGCCTCCGTCGGCGGAGCCGACCGGCGCACCGGGATCGGTTACTGGGAGAGCAAATGGGAGATCGAGCAGCACATCCGCGCGATCGGCCTGCCGGCGACGGTCCTGCGCCCGGTCCGGTTCATGGAGAACCACGCGATCCCGGGATTGGGGCTCGGCGGCATCACCGACGGTGTCCTCACTCATCTTTTCGCGCCGGACGCGCCGGTACAGCTCATCGCCGCCCACGACATCGGCGCCTTCGCCGCCCTCGCCTTCACGCACCCGGCCGAGTACGTCGGGCAGGCGATCGAGATCGCCGGAGACGAGTTGACTCCCGCCGAGACCGTCGCCCTGATCGGACGCACCCTCGGCCGTGAGATCGGCTACCGGCAGGTCTCCGCCGAAAGCCTCGGACTTCCCGCGAGCGCCGTCCGGGCCTTCGCCGACGAGCGCGGTCTCTGGCGGGCCGATATCCCGGCGTTGCGGGAGCGCCATCGCGGCCTGCTCGATTTCCCCACCTGGCTCAGGAACGGCGGCACGACACGGATCGAAGAAGCGATCTTCGCCGGCCAGGGGAGTTGA
- a CDS encoding sulfurtransferase, which yields MSPLITPAGLAGLAGATVLDVRWKLGGGPPNIDSYREGHVPGAVFCGLDTDLAAPAGAGGRHPLPSAEAFQEAMRRLGVSGSRPVVVYDEADSTAAARAWWTLRYFGHPDVRVLDGGFRAWVSEGLPADKEEETASPGDFVAHPGGMPVLEATQVLEFASEGVLLDARAAERYRGEVEPIDPVAGHIPGAVSAPTGENVDPAGRFHLPDFLRERFNTLGAVPGLQVGAYCGSGVTAAHEVLALEVAGIPAALYVGSWSNWVADPSRPVATG from the coding sequence ATGAGCCCGCTGATCACTCCCGCCGGCCTGGCCGGCCTGGCCGGCGCGACCGTCTTGGACGTGCGATGGAAGCTCGGTGGCGGGCCGCCCAACATCGACTCCTACCGCGAGGGGCACGTCCCCGGCGCGGTCTTCTGCGGCCTCGACACCGACCTCGCCGCCCCGGCCGGGGCCGGCGGCCGTCACCCGCTGCCCTCCGCCGAGGCGTTCCAGGAGGCCATGCGCCGCCTGGGTGTGTCCGGCTCCCGGCCCGTCGTCGTCTACGACGAGGCCGACTCCACGGCCGCCGCCCGGGCCTGGTGGACGCTGCGTTACTTCGGTCACCCGGACGTCCGGGTCCTCGACGGGGGCTTCCGCGCCTGGGTCTCCGAAGGGCTGCCGGCCGACAAGGAGGAGGAGACGGCCTCGCCCGGCGACTTCGTGGCACACCCGGGGGGCATGCCCGTGCTCGAGGCCACGCAGGTCCTGGAGTTCGCCTCCGAGGGGGTGCTCCTGGACGCCCGCGCCGCCGAGCGCTATCGGGGCGAGGTCGAGCCGATCGACCCCGTCGCCGGGCACATCCCCGGCGCGGTCAGCGCCCCCACAGGCGAAAACGTGGACCCGGCAGGGCGCTTTCACCTGCCCGACTTCCTCCGCGAGCGGTTCAACACCCTCGGCGCCGTCCCCGGTCTGCAGGTCGGCGCCTACTGTGGTTCCGGCGTGACAGCCGCCCACGAGGTGCTGGCTCTGGAGGTGGCCGGCATCCCTGCCGCCCTCTACGTCGGATCCTGGTCCAACTGGGTCGCCGACCCCTCACGGCCGGTCGCCACCGGCTGA
- a CDS encoding alkaline phosphatase family protein: MNPLVPAYGAASLADLSSSLLAVLGMDEDNPLGLTPAERVLLFLVDGLGADLLRAHPETAPFLSARLGGVLTAGFPATTATSLGSLGTGLPPGEHGMLGYQLAVPGAGYLLNCLRWTAPGPLIPPDEWQPTPTVYERAAAAGISASYVAPSEFESTGFNRAVYRGVRFVGADEVDDRVEGVHQALAEPRSHVTVYYGNLDAVGHRTGWGSPQWLEQLAVVDRMAERLAATLPPGTAMYVTGDHGMVNVTERIDVDALPALREGVALLGGETRARHVYADPGAAGAVLGAWRDILDGKAWVASREEAVESGWFGPRVRAEWLPRVGDVLAVPYAACAITASVAEPRESAFIGCHGSLTPAEQHVPLLEVSTR; encoded by the coding sequence GTGAACCCCCTGGTACCCGCGTACGGCGCGGCCTCGCTCGCCGACCTGTCCTCTTCCCTTCTTGCCGTTCTCGGGATGGATGAGGACAACCCGCTGGGACTCACGCCGGCCGAGCGGGTCCTGCTGTTCCTCGTCGACGGTCTGGGCGCCGATCTGCTCCGCGCCCATCCGGAGACCGCGCCGTTCCTGTCCGCCCGGCTTGGCGGGGTGCTCACGGCGGGCTTCCCCGCGACCACCGCGACCAGCCTGGGCAGCCTGGGCACCGGCCTGCCGCCGGGGGAGCACGGCATGCTCGGCTACCAGCTCGCCGTACCCGGCGCCGGCTACCTTCTCAACTGCCTGCGCTGGACCGCCCCGGGCCCGCTGATCCCTCCCGACGAGTGGCAGCCCACCCCGACCGTCTACGAACGCGCCGCGGCGGCCGGGATCTCCGCCAGCTACGTCGCCCCGTCGGAGTTCGAGTCCACCGGGTTCAACCGGGCCGTCTACCGTGGCGTGCGCTTCGTCGGCGCCGACGAGGTCGACGACCGCGTCGAAGGGGTGCACCAGGCTCTGGCCGAGCCCCGCTCCCACGTCACGGTCTACTACGGCAACCTCGACGCAGTCGGCCACCGGACCGGTTGGGGCAGCCCGCAGTGGCTGGAGCAGCTCGCCGTCGTCGATCGGATGGCCGAACGGCTGGCGGCCACGCTCCCGCCGGGGACGGCGATGTACGTCACCGGCGACCACGGCATGGTCAACGTCACCGAGCGGATCGACGTGGACGCCCTGCCCGCGCTGCGCGAGGGCGTCGCCCTGCTCGGCGGCGAGACCCGCGCCCGGCACGTCTACGCCGACCCGGGCGCGGCGGGGGCCGTCCTTGGCGCATGGCGTGACATCCTGGACGGGAAGGCCTGGGTGGCCTCCCGCGAGGAGGCCGTCGAGTCAGGCTGGTTCGGGCCGCGCGTGCGTGCCGAATGGCTGCCCCGGGTCGGCGACGTCCTCGCCGTGCCCTACGCCGCCTGTGCCATCACCGCCTCGGTCGCCGAGCCGCGCGAGTCGGCGTTCATCGGCTGTCACGGCTCTCTCACGCCCGCGGAGCAGCACGTTCCCCTGCTGGAGGTGAGCACCCGGTGA